A window of the Cicer arietinum cultivar CDC Frontier isolate Library 1 chromosome 6, Cicar.CDCFrontier_v2.0, whole genome shotgun sequence genome harbors these coding sequences:
- the LOC101509535 gene encoding glucan endo-1,3-beta-glucosidase-like precursor codes for MSIILMLVGVLLSSTAFEFTGAQSVGVCYGANGNNLPTKQAVVDLYKSKGIGKIRLYNPDEGALQALKDSNIEVILGVSNDALNSLTNAQSATDWVNKYVKAYSPNVKIKYISVGNEIHPDSPEANSVLPALQNIQNAISSANLGQIKVSTAIDTTLIGKSYPPNDGVFSDAASGYIKPIVNFLVSNGSPLLANVYPYFSYVNNQQSIGLDYALFTKQGNNEVGYQNLFDAILDSIYAALEKVGGSNVKIVVSESGWPSQGGTGASVGNAQTYYGNLIKHAKGGTPKRPNGPIETYLFAMFDENLKTDPETERYFGLFNPDKSPKYQLNFN; via the exons ATGTCTATCATATTGATGCTTGTTGGAGTATTATTATCTTCCACTGCATTCGAATTTACGG GTGCACAATCTGTTGGTGTTTGTTATGGAGCAAATGGAAATAATCTACCAACAAAACAAGCAGTGGTGGATTTATACAAATCAAAAGGAATTGGTAAAATCCGTCTATACAATCCAGATGAAGGAGCACTTCAAGCTCTCAAAGATTCAAACATAGAAGTAATCCTAGGTGTCTCAAATGATGCCCTCAATTCTCTTACAAATGCCCAATCCGCCACTGATTGGGTCAACAAGTACGTAAAAGCCTATTCTCCAAAtgtcaaaatcaaatatatttcggTTGGTAACGAAATTCATCCAGATTCACCTGAAGCCAATTCAGTTCTTCCAGCATTACAAAACATTCAAAACGCAATATCTTCAGCCAATTTAGGACAAATCAAAGTGTCTACCGCAATCGACACGACACTAATCGGAAAATCTTACCCACCAAACGACGGTGTTTTTAGCGACGCTGCAAGTGGTTACATAAAACCTATTGTTAACTTTTTAGTTAGCAACGGTTCACCACTTCTTGCAAATGTGTACCCTTATTTTTCATATGTTAATAACCAACAAAGCATTGGTCTTGACTATGCTCTGTTTACTAAACAAGGAAATAATGAAGTTGGGTACCAAAACTTGTTTGATGCAATATTGGATTCAATTTATGCTGCTCTTGAGAAAGTAGGAGGTTCTAATGTGAAGATTGTTGTGTCTGAAAGTGGGTGGCCATCTCAAGGTGGAACTGGAGCTAGTGTTGGAAACGCACAAACTTATTATGGAAACTTGATTAAGCATGCTAAGGGTGGGACACCAAAGAGGCCTAATGGACCTATTGAAACTTATCTTTTTGCTATGTTTGATGAAAATCTGAAGACAGATCCTGAAACCGAACGATATTTTGGTCTCTTTAATCCTGACAAATCACCTAAATAtcaacttaatttcaattaa
- the LOC101509206 gene encoding LOW QUALITY PROTEIN: glucan endo-1,3-beta-glucosidase-like (The sequence of the model RefSeq protein was modified relative to this genomic sequence to represent the inferred CDS: deleted 1 base in 1 codon): MRKYYLDEEVLQALRGSNIELILDVAKETLPSLANANEATNWVNKYVTHYIQYVNMKYIIVGNEIHPDDNEAQYIFHALQNIQNAISSSNLQIKVSIAIDMTLIANSYPPNDGDFNDKSYIQPIINFLVNNGSPLLANVYPYFAYIGDEKNIPLVYALFTQQGNNNLGYQNLVDAMLDSIYAALEKIGASNLQIVVSESGWPSQGGDGATIENSATYYKNLIDHVKSGNGTPKRTGQTIDTYLFAMFDEDQKPNVETEKHFGLFNPYKSPKYQIGFN, translated from the exons ATGCGTAAATACTATCTAGATGAAGAAGTCCTCCAAGCCCTTAGAGGTTCCAACATAGAATTGATCCTTGATGTGGCTAAAGAAACCCTTCCTTCTCTTGCAAATGCCAATGAAGCCACA AATTGGGTCAACAAATATGTGACACACTATATACAATATGTCAATATGAAGTACATCATTGTTGGTAATGAAATCCATCCTGATGACAATGAGGCCCAATACATTTTCCATGCCTTACAAAACATTCAAAATGCAATTTCATCTTCCAATTTACAAATCAAAGTTTCAATAGCAATAGACATGACTTTGATTGCTAATTCCTATCCACCAAATGATGGTGATTTCAATGACAAGTCATATATACAACCAATAATTAACTTCTTAGTAAACAATGGGTCACCACTTCTTGCAAATGTTTACCCTTACTTTGCTTATATTGGTGATGAAAAAAATATTCCTCTTGTATATGCTCTTTTTACTCAACAAGGAAACAATAATCTTGGGTATCAAAACCTCGTTGATGCTATGTTAGATTCAATTTATGCGGCTCTTGAGAAGATTGGAGCGTCCAATTTGCAAATTGTTGTGTCTGAGAGTGGATGGCCATCACAAGGTGGAGATGGGGCCACAATTGAAAATAGTGCTAcgtattataaaaatttaattgatcatGTTAAGAGTGGGAATGGGACTCCTAAGAGGACAGGTCAAACTATTGATACTTATTTGTTTGCCATGTTTGATGAAGATCAAAAACCTAATGTTGAAACCGAAAAACATTTTGGTCTCTTTAATCCTTATAAATCACCCAAATATCAAATAGGattcaattga